A DNA window from Aureibaculum sp. 2308TA14-22 contains the following coding sequences:
- a CDS encoding thioredoxin family protein, which produces MRKIAYIIVLVLICSVTLTAQNKKSIDLNWQTDFEKAKELATSEDKHILIYFTGYDRTDSCQMLNEDFFYTEKFQKIAKEHLILVRVNEPMREDAISDQQKKKNAILSKQYHQKVHPTVVLADAEGKLIGMIESYNYLRDTSKHYGLLEKVVEE; this is translated from the coding sequence ATGAGAAAAATAGCCTACATAATAGTTTTAGTTTTAATCTGTTCTGTAACCTTAACTGCACAAAACAAAAAGTCAATTGATTTGAATTGGCAAACTGATTTTGAAAAAGCAAAAGAGTTGGCTACTTCAGAAGACAAGCATATACTCATTTATTTTACTGGATATGACAGGACAGATTCTTGTCAAATGTTAAATGAGGATTTTTTCTATACGGAAAAATTTCAAAAAATAGCAAAAGAACATTTGATATTGGTTAGGGTAAACGAACCTATGAGAGAAGATGCTATTTCTGACCAACAGAAAAAAAAGAACGCTATTTTAAGCAAACAGTATCATCAAAAAGTACACCCAACAGTTGTTTTAGCTGACGCTGAAGGAAAGTTAATTGGAATGATTGAAAGTTACAATTATTTACGTGATACCAGTAAACATTATGGGTTGTTGGAAAAGGTTGTTGAGGAATAA
- a CDS encoding universal stress protein: MRNILYATDYSKNSITALKYAYQLSTKINAQLTVIHVFHYPTTLIDMVSNAEPNFGVNYYKKHTSKLQQFCNDYLGYELKNVNVEAIENNSVLNAIITKAKELDPLFIVVGTKGQSSLKDLIMGNTTKNLIENGLFPVLSIPNKKRISSFKTIVYATAFEEDDINAICKLAEIAKPLNAEIKVVHVSSEKDYSGKVQMEWFKEMLNNKIDYKNISFDIDISNDIFNSLRLYADNTEADLIAMLDRKKGGFLKNLLNKDTVQKMNDYGKYPLISFNVSNCLKLNFY; the protein is encoded by the coding sequence ATGAGAAATATACTTTATGCTACTGATTATTCAAAAAATTCCATTACCGCGTTAAAATACGCTTATCAATTAAGTACTAAAATTAATGCCCAGTTGACGGTAATTCATGTATTTCATTATCCAACCACATTAATTGATATGGTTAGTAATGCTGAACCCAACTTTGGTGTAAACTATTACAAAAAACACACCTCAAAATTACAGCAATTCTGTAATGATTATTTAGGTTATGAACTGAAAAATGTAAACGTAGAAGCCATTGAAAATAATTCAGTACTAAATGCCATTATTACAAAGGCTAAAGAATTAGATCCATTATTTATAGTAGTTGGGACTAAAGGTCAAAGTTCATTAAAAGATTTAATTATGGGTAATACCACAAAAAATTTGATTGAAAATGGTTTATTTCCAGTGCTATCTATACCTAACAAAAAAAGAATCTCAAGTTTTAAAACAATTGTTTATGCTACTGCCTTTGAAGAAGATGATATAAATGCAATTTGCAAATTAGCAGAAATTGCTAAACCTCTAAACGCTGAAATAAAAGTAGTACACGTCTCTTCGGAAAAAGATTATTCTGGTAAGGTTCAAATGGAATGGTTTAAAGAAATGTTAAACAATAAAATAGATTATAAAAATATAAGTTTTGACATTGATATTTCAAATGATATTTTTAATTCACTAAGGTTATACGCAGATAATACTGAAGCAGATTTAATTGCAATGTTAGACCGTAAAAAAGGCGGATTTCTTAAAAATCTTTTGAATAAAGATACGGTACAAAAAATGAATGATTACGGAAAATATCCGCTTATCAGTTTTAACGTAAGTAATTGCTTAAAGTTAAACTTTTATTGA
- a CDS encoding YihY/virulence factor BrkB family protein, which produces MTTEEKLLKIPIIGWFVTLFKKIKVLGLEGMSLYNVLEMYALGIVRGALTARAGGIAFSFFMALFPFALFILTLIPYISIEGFQEGFVDFIHQALPPQTFEAVDSVLKDITNNKYGGLLSFGFIFSIILMTNGVNALFGGFEYSYHKLQTRSIIRQFLVSMAISIILALLLFVTVAVIIYFEIAISNFKEKGYVSDDLFWIDMGRYVIVLAMILITVALFYFFGTKEGRQVSFFSPGAILTTLLLLLNFKIFGIYVRKFAQYNELYGAVGTVLVLMLFIWLNSIILLLGFELNAAIIGLKRNIKAKNSIEN; this is translated from the coding sequence ATGACCACAGAAGAGAAATTATTGAAAATCCCGATAATAGGTTGGTTCGTTACACTTTTTAAAAAGATTAAAGTTCTAGGTTTAGAAGGCATGTCTTTATACAATGTGTTAGAAATGTATGCTTTAGGAATTGTAAGAGGTGCATTAACAGCCAGAGCTGGCGGTATTGCTTTTAGTTTTTTTATGGCATTGTTCCCTTTTGCCCTATTTATTTTAACACTTATTCCGTATATCTCTATTGAAGGGTTTCAAGAAGGGTTTGTAGATTTTATCCATCAAGCATTACCACCACAGACTTTTGAAGCGGTTGACTCCGTTCTAAAAGATATTACCAATAATAAATATGGAGGGTTGCTTTCTTTTGGATTTATTTTTTCTATAATTTTAATGACCAACGGTGTTAATGCCCTTTTTGGCGGATTTGAATATAGCTATCACAAATTACAAACTCGTTCCATAATAAGACAGTTTTTAGTTTCAATGGCCATATCTATTATATTGGCATTATTGTTGTTTGTTACAGTAGCAGTAATTATTTACTTTGAAATTGCAATTAGCAACTTTAAAGAAAAAGGATATGTTTCTGATGATTTATTTTGGATAGACATGGGCAGATATGTTATAGTACTGGCCATGATACTGATAACGGTGGCACTATTCTATTTTTTTGGCACCAAAGAAGGAAGACAAGTTTCTTTCTTTTCTCCAGGTGCTATTTTAACCACCTTATTATTGCTGCTAAATTTTAAAATTTTTGGTATATATGTGCGTAAATTTGCCCAGTATAACGAACTCTATGGAGCGGTTGGAACAGTTTTAGTTTTAATGTTGTTTATATGGCTGAACTCCATTATACTCTTACTGGGTTTTGAACTAAACGCCGCTATTATCGGACTAAAAAGGAATATTAAAGCCAAAAACAGTATTGAGAATTAA
- a CDS encoding KdsC family phosphatase: MEKSYKELMPQITTFIFDVDGVLTDGKVTIFPDGQLIRSMNIKDGYALKTAVENGYNVCIISGGTNEAVKSRLRGLGITNIYLGAHHKVDQLEEYLDIYNIKPENVLYMGDDIPDYPVMEMIGLPTCPKDAVQEIQNISLYISQKKGGNGCVRDVIEQVMKVQDKWNINFDAKLD; encoded by the coding sequence ATGGAAAAAAGCTATAAAGAATTGATGCCCCAGATTACCACTTTTATTTTTGATGTGGACGGTGTTTTAACAGATGGGAAAGTGACAATATTCCCTGATGGGCAACTTATTAGATCCATGAACATTAAAGATGGATATGCCTTAAAAACTGCAGTGGAAAATGGTTATAACGTATGTATAATTTCTGGAGGAACCAATGAAGCCGTTAAATCGCGATTAAGAGGATTAGGAATTACCAATATTTATTTAGGAGCACATCATAAAGTGGATCAATTAGAAGAATATTTAGATATTTACAATATTAAGCCAGAAAATGTATTATATATGGGCGATGATATTCCTGATTATCCCGTTATGGAAATGATAGGTTTACCAACATGCCCAAAAGATGCCGTACAAGAAATTCAGAATATTTCGTTGTATATATCACAAAAAAAGGGCGGAAATGGATGTGTTAGAGACGTTATTGAACAAGTGATGAAGGTGCAGGATAAATGGAACATAAATTTTGATGCTAAGCTAGATTAG
- the rpsA gene encoding 30S ribosomal protein S1: protein MSKLQEKIDQYTEEVNKLGLKLDTDLLASVTKGLGPSIYKTDAEKVSSSDSKELETVKKNFLIKKLGLENSEKLDEAIKKAIEIIGSSNRNKYRAIFYTILVEELGAQAVYAEDTKEEEKEAPKAEKKEEEVAKETPKAEKKEAPKKEEKKEEVVEEVSAKEEKEVVAEVEEEKEAEPAPKNTQEFLDNFDWHKYEEGIEAVDDKKLEEFDEALKGTVGFVEERQVIDGEVIRLTDREAIIDINSKSEGVISLNEFRYNPSLAVGDTVEVLVDKREDSTGQLVLSHKKARVIKAWERVNTAHETQEVVTGYIKCRTKGGMIVDVFGIEAFLPGSQIDVKPIRDYDQYVDKTMEFKVVKVNHEFKNVVVSHKALIEADLAEQKKEIIGQLEKGQVLEGIVKNITSYGVFVDLGGVDGLVHITDLSWSRINHPSEVLELDEKINVVILDFDDNKSRIQLGLKQLQKHPWEALDNELKVGDKVKGKVAIIADYGAFIEVSQGVEGLIHVSEMSWSTHLRSAQDFVNVGDEVEAVILTLDREERKMSLGMKQLHPDPWTDVTSKYPVGSQHTGTVRNYTNFGVFVELEEGIDGLVYISDLSWTTKVKHPSDFVKVGDQLAVEVLELDVEGRKLNLGHKQTTENPWDAYEDKFQIDSVHPGEVTSVTDKGALVSFGDDGVEAFVPQRHMEKEDGSKIAKGDKVDFKVLEFNKEYRRLVVSHTSIFKAQEAKTVRATKKKMEDNVEKATLGDISALADLKDKMDAKKK, encoded by the coding sequence ATGTCTAAACTACAAGAAAAAATTGACCAATACACCGAAGAGGTTAACAAATTAGGATTAAAACTAGATACTGATTTATTAGCAAGTGTAACCAAAGGATTAGGTCCATCAATTTACAAAACAGATGCTGAAAAAGTATCAAGTTCTGATTCGAAGGAATTAGAGACTGTAAAGAAGAATTTTTTAATCAAAAAATTAGGATTAGAAAATTCTGAAAAATTGGATGAAGCTATCAAAAAAGCTATTGAAATTATTGGTTCTTCAAACAGAAATAAGTACAGAGCAATTTTCTATACCATTTTGGTTGAAGAATTAGGAGCACAAGCTGTTTATGCCGAAGATACTAAAGAAGAGGAAAAAGAAGCTCCAAAAGCTGAAAAGAAAGAGGAGGAAGTAGCAAAAGAGACTCCAAAAGCAGAGAAGAAAGAAGCTCCGAAAAAGGAAGAAAAGAAAGAAGAAGTTGTAGAAGAAGTTTCTGCTAAAGAAGAAAAAGAAGTTGTTGCCGAAGTTGAAGAAGAAAAAGAAGCTGAGCCTGCTCCAAAAAATACGCAAGAGTTTTTAGACAATTTCGATTGGCATAAATACGAAGAAGGTATTGAGGCAGTCGATGATAAGAAGTTAGAAGAATTTGACGAAGCCCTTAAAGGAACTGTTGGTTTTGTTGAGGAGCGTCAAGTTATTGATGGTGAAGTTATCAGATTAACTGATAGAGAGGCTATTATCGATATTAATTCAAAATCTGAAGGTGTAATATCTTTAAACGAATTTAGATACAATCCAAGTTTAGCAGTTGGTGATACTGTAGAGGTATTGGTTGACAAGCGTGAAGATAGCACCGGACAACTGGTGTTATCGCACAAAAAAGCTAGAGTAATTAAAGCTTGGGAACGTGTTAATACTGCACATGAAACTCAAGAAGTGGTTACTGGTTATATAAAATGCAGAACTAAGGGTGGTATGATTGTAGATGTTTTTGGAATAGAAGCATTTTTACCAGGTTCTCAAATTGATGTGAAGCCGATAAGAGATTACGACCAGTATGTAGATAAAACAATGGAATTTAAAGTGGTTAAAGTAAATCACGAATTTAAAAACGTTGTAGTTTCTCATAAAGCATTGATTGAAGCTGATCTTGCAGAACAGAAAAAAGAAATCATAGGTCAATTAGAAAAAGGACAAGTACTAGAAGGTATTGTTAAAAACATTACTTCTTATGGTGTGTTTGTCGATTTAGGTGGTGTTGACGGATTAGTGCATATTACCGACTTATCTTGGAGTAGAATCAATCACCCAAGTGAGGTATTGGAGCTAGATGAGAAAATAAATGTGGTTATCCTTGATTTTGACGATAATAAATCTAGAATTCAATTAGGATTAAAACAATTACAGAAACACCCTTGGGAAGCGTTGGATAACGAACTTAAAGTTGGTGACAAAGTAAAAGGTAAAGTTGCTATAATTGCTGATTATGGTGCGTTTATCGAAGTAAGCCAAGGCGTTGAAGGGTTGATTCACGTATCTGAAATGTCATGGTCAACACATTTACGTTCAGCACAAGATTTTGTAAATGTAGGTGATGAGGTTGAAGCAGTTATTTTAACCTTGGATAGAGAAGAGCGTAAAATGTCTTTAGGGATGAAGCAGTTACATCCAGATCCTTGGACGGACGTAACTTCTAAATACCCTGTTGGATCTCAGCACACGGGTACAGTTAGAAATTACACTAATTTTGGTGTGTTTGTTGAGTTAGAAGAAGGTATTGACGGATTGGTTTATATTTCTGATCTGTCTTGGACAACCAAAGTTAAACATCCATCAGATTTTGTGAAAGTTGGAGACCAATTGGCTGTTGAAGTATTGGAATTAGATGTAGAAGGACGTAAATTAAACTTAGGCCATAAACAAACTACTGAAAATCCTTGGGATGCTTATGAAGATAAGTTTCAAATTGATTCAGTTCACCCTGGTGAAGTAACTTCGGTTACCGATAAAGGTGCGTTGGTTTCTTTTGGAGATGATGGAGTTGAGGCTTTTGTGCCACAACGTCATATGGAAAAAGAAGATGGTTCTAAAATAGCCAAAGGTGATAAGGTTGATTTTAAAGTGTTAGAGTTCAATAAAGAGTATAGAAGATTGGTAGTGTCTCACACGTCTATCTTTAAAGCTCAAGAAGCGAAAACAGTAAGAGCAACTAAAAAGAAAATGGAGGATAATGTAGAAAAAGCTACGTTAGGAGACATTTCTGCGTTAGCTGATTTAAAAGATAAAATGGATGCTAAGAAAAAGTAA
- a CDS encoding pyridoxamine 5'-phosphate oxidase family protein, which yields MIKKIGTKESIIILENNYIGYLSYIAQNTPYVVPVTYFFDRNSNNLLFYSADGHKIKAMRNYYWVSMLVTEIRSVNDWNSVLVHGRFNELEGINSKAKLHDFSRGVKELIRIKEHKKMDFINEFSSKAYQGKTPIVYQVKDIEITGRKRRT from the coding sequence ATGATAAAAAAAATAGGCACAAAAGAATCAATTATTATTCTAGAGAATAACTATATAGGTTATTTGTCATATATAGCACAAAACACTCCTTATGTAGTACCTGTTACTTATTTTTTTGATAGAAATAGTAATAATTTACTTTTTTACTCGGCCGATGGTCATAAAATAAAAGCGATGCGAAACTATTATTGGGTATCAATGTTAGTTACTGAAATAAGGTCTGTAAATGATTGGAATTCAGTTTTAGTACACGGGAGGTTTAATGAATTGGAAGGGATTAATTCTAAAGCTAAGCTTCACGATTTTTCCAGAGGTGTAAAAGAACTAATCAGGATAAAAGAACATAAAAAAATGGATTTCATCAACGAATTTTCGAGCAAAGCCTATCAAGGAAAAACGCCTATTGTGTATCAAGTTAAAGATATTGAAATTACTGGTAGAAAACGAAGAACGTAG
- the hemN gene encoding oxygen-independent coproporphyrinogen III oxidase, producing MSTSTLIQKYNVPGPRYTSYPTVPYWEEQSIDANKWIQTVKNSFSESNSSKGISIYVHLPFCESLCTFCACHKYITKRHEVEVPYINTLLKEWEIYLQQFEKKPILRELHLGGGTPTFFKVENLEYFIKSILNTVDLHNDFEFSFEGHPNNTTQEHLQTLYNLGFTRVSFGVQDYSDKVQKAINRVQPFENVKNVTEWARDIGYTSVGHDLIFGLPFQTISDVIDTIKKTMVFKPERISFYSYAHVPWVKGVGQRGFKDSDIPKGDEKRKLYEIGKYMLLRLGYVETGMDHFALPSDTLYKAFNNADMHRNFMGYTTNPTQLMIGLGMSAISDSWYSFAQNKKSLKGYQEQIEKGEIPLLKGHLLTEEDLIIRQHILNIMCHFKTSWKNDSLKFKALPETLNRLQELEKDGLVVVVDNELIVPKKARAFVRNICMAFDLRMVRNKPETQLFSMTV from the coding sequence ATGTCAACATCAACATTAATTCAAAAGTATAATGTACCTGGACCCAGATACACTAGTTATCCAACGGTACCCTATTGGGAAGAACAGAGTATTGATGCAAATAAGTGGATACAAACCGTAAAAAATTCTTTTTCTGAAAGTAATTCTTCAAAAGGAATAAGTATATATGTTCATCTACCCTTTTGTGAGAGTTTGTGTACATTTTGTGCTTGCCATAAATACATTACCAAAAGGCATGAGGTAGAAGTGCCTTATATTAATACTTTATTGAAGGAATGGGAAATTTATTTGCAACAATTTGAAAAAAAACCAATACTTAGAGAACTACATCTGGGTGGAGGTACACCTACATTTTTTAAAGTTGAAAATCTAGAATATTTCATCAAATCTATTTTAAACACTGTTGATTTGCACAATGATTTTGAATTTAGCTTTGAAGGACATCCGAATAACACAACTCAAGAGCATTTGCAAACACTCTATAATTTAGGTTTCACAAGAGTTAGTTTTGGCGTACAAGATTATTCGGATAAAGTGCAGAAAGCAATTAATAGAGTACAACCCTTTGAAAACGTAAAAAATGTTACCGAATGGGCCAGAGATATTGGCTATACCTCCGTTGGTCATGATTTGATTTTTGGTTTGCCCTTCCAAACCATAAGCGATGTTATCGATACCATAAAAAAGACAATGGTATTTAAGCCCGAAAGAATTTCATTTTACAGTTATGCCCACGTACCATGGGTCAAAGGCGTTGGGCAGAGAGGTTTCAAAGATTCAGACATTCCAAAAGGTGACGAGAAAAGAAAATTATACGAAATAGGTAAATATATGCTGCTCCGTTTAGGGTATGTAGAAACAGGTATGGATCATTTTGCACTACCATCAGACACACTTTACAAAGCTTTTAATAATGCCGATATGCACAGAAATTTTATGGGATATACCACAAATCCTACACAATTGATGATTGGCTTAGGCATGTCTGCCATTAGCGATTCTTGGTACAGTTTTGCACAGAACAAAAAATCGCTCAAAGGTTATCAAGAGCAAATAGAAAAAGGTGAAATTCCGTTGTTAAAAGGTCACTTATTAACTGAAGAAGATTTAATTATCAGGCAACATATTTTAAATATTATGTGTCATTTTAAAACCTCTTGGAAAAACGATAGTTTAAAATTTAAAGCTTTACCAGAAACGCTAAATCGTTTACAAGAACTAGAAAAAGACGGACTTGTGGTTGTTGTAGACAACGAACTTATTGTACCTAAAAAAGCGAGAGCTTTTGTAAGAAATATTTGCATGGCTTTTGATTTGAGAATGGTAAGAAATAAGCCTGAAACACAACTGTTTTCGATGACAGTATAA
- a CDS encoding universal stress protein, whose protein sequence is MKNILIPTDFSDNAWDALLYAIRLYDNVPSRFYILNTFQIGTSRTTNRMSSKRGTKLFRVLQEESEKGLQKIQNYLNENLLNDNHEYKTLSKTGDLYINLKQIVSQNNIDIIIMGTTGATGAKEIFMGSNAVKVINNIDLCPVLTVPKNYDFNELKNIAFATDLKKKFSALELSSLIELQTIYQCEISILHVKEYDNLDENQLIELAHIKSLFHNESLTHYKEIGLNGNVAKTIIEFSEKHNVDLVCLVNHEKKFLQKLMQEAVVKKVNFRSEIPILTIPM, encoded by the coding sequence ATGAAAAATATCTTAATACCTACCGATTTTTCTGATAATGCTTGGGATGCTTTGCTTTATGCTATAAGACTATACGATAACGTTCCCTCCCGCTTTTATATATTAAATACCTTCCAGATTGGTACTTCAAGGACAACTAATAGAATGTCTAGTAAAAGAGGTACAAAACTTTTTCGTGTACTTCAAGAAGAATCTGAAAAAGGATTACAAAAAATTCAAAATTATTTGAATGAAAATTTATTAAATGACAATCATGAATATAAGACCCTATCGAAAACAGGTGATTTATATATTAATTTAAAGCAAATAGTCTCTCAAAATAACATTGATATAATTATAATGGGAACCACTGGTGCTACCGGTGCTAAAGAGATATTTATGGGAAGTAATGCTGTCAAAGTAATCAACAATATTGACCTTTGTCCAGTATTGACTGTACCTAAAAATTATGACTTTAATGAATTGAAAAATATTGCTTTTGCTACAGATTTAAAAAAGAAATTCAGTGCTTTGGAACTATCTAGTTTAATCGAATTACAAACTATTTATCAGTGTGAAATTAGTATTTTACACGTAAAAGAATATGATAATTTAGATGAAAATCAGCTCATAGAATTGGCACATATAAAATCGCTATTCCACAATGAATCATTAACCCATTATAAAGAAATAGGTCTAAATGGTAATGTTGCCAAAACAATCATTGAATTTAGCGAAAAACACAATGTTGATTTAGTTTGTTTAGTAAATCACGAAAAAAAATTCTTGCAAAAATTAATGCAAGAAGCCGTGGTTAAAAAAGTTAATTTCAGAAGTGAAATACCAATATTGACTATACCAATGTGA
- a CDS encoding RrF2 family transcriptional regulator → MLSKSSTYAIRAVLFLSANSSEEKKYSPKSIADVINIPAPFLAKTLQQLTKRNIISSTKGRSGGFYLTDVNRGYPLITIVDVIDGLEKFNACSLGLPECGDENPCPVHHLIYPLRKQLIDELSNKSIANFAKEIDQGRTHLF, encoded by the coding sequence ATGTTATCAAAATCAAGTACATACGCCATTAGAGCTGTCCTGTTTTTATCTGCTAATTCTAGCGAGGAAAAAAAATATAGCCCAAAATCAATTGCGGATGTTATTAATATACCAGCTCCTTTTTTAGCGAAGACATTACAACAGCTTACCAAACGAAATATAATTTCTTCGACTAAGGGAAGAAGTGGTGGTTTTTACCTAACTGATGTAAATAGAGGGTACCCTTTAATAACAATTGTTGATGTTATTGACGGTTTGGAAAAGTTCAATGCATGTTCATTAGGTTTGCCAGAATGTGGTGACGAGAATCCCTGTCCAGTACATCATTTAATATATCCATTAAGAAAACAATTAATAGATGAATTATCAAATAAAAGCATAGCAAATTTTGCTAAAGAAATAGACCAGGGTAGAACACATCTTTTTTGA
- a CDS encoding Rossmann-like and DUF2520 domain-containing protein, with protein MISVVILGSGNVANHLTKVFYKADGIHLQQVYARNKSSLNLLNTEIETTDNLSKLADADVYIIAISDDSISEFSAQLNLKNKLVVHTSGSASISALKATANKGVFYPVQTFSVLHNVDFSEVPVCIETENNDDLLLLEKVASSITKHVYFIDSAQRKYLHISAVFINNFVNHIYKAGYDICAKNSIPFQILHPLIIETAEKITHINPSSVQTGPAKRGDKKTINKHLKLLDGKEKEIYDLLTQSIQKTYGKKL; from the coding sequence ATGATTTCAGTTGTTATTCTTGGGTCGGGCAATGTTGCAAACCACCTAACCAAGGTTTTTTACAAGGCAGATGGAATTCATTTACAACAAGTCTATGCCCGCAATAAATCATCATTAAATTTACTTAACACTGAAATTGAAACAACTGATAATTTATCAAAATTAGCTGATGCAGATGTTTATATCATTGCTATTTCTGACGATTCCATTTCAGAATTTTCCGCTCAACTTAATTTGAAAAATAAGTTAGTAGTACACACATCGGGCAGTGCATCTATAAGTGCATTAAAAGCAACAGCAAATAAAGGTGTTTTCTACCCTGTGCAAACCTTTTCCGTACTCCACAATGTTGATTTTAGTGAAGTCCCTGTTTGTATAGAAACTGAAAACAATGATGATTTGTTATTGTTGGAAAAAGTTGCTAGCTCAATTACAAAGCATGTGTATTTTATTGACTCAGCACAGCGGAAGTATTTACATATTTCGGCAGTTTTCATCAATAATTTCGTTAATCATATTTATAAAGCTGGTTATGATATTTGTGCCAAAAATTCAATACCCTTTCAAATTTTACATCCATTGATTATTGAAACCGCTGAAAAAATTACACATATAAATCCAAGTTCTGTGCAAACGGGTCCTGCAAAAAGAGGCGATAAAAAAACCATAAATAAACATCTTAAATTATTGGATGGTAAAGAAAAAGAAATTTATGACTTATTAACCCAATCTATACAAAAAACTTATGGAAAAAAGCTATAA
- a CDS encoding universal stress protein, whose amino-acid sequence MQNILLLTDFSENANNAIEYATQLLKGEATNFYVLNVQKASRYITSDLIMTPKKSVYDSVIKNPKEQINILVKNLAKRYDKEDFYFEGICDYDSFISAVKQVIEIKNIDFVVMGTNGISGVKEVVFGSNTIQVVRIIDLPILVVPENYEFNIPDKILFINETDSTIASNISLPLNYLIEKYNSQLYVLSINKKNKNSNDWFKSVKPNYFEVGGDRIENTIENFVKENKIDLVAKVVHIKSFFERIFSSSSTPKITYISKAPILFL is encoded by the coding sequence ATGCAAAATATACTTTTACTTACCGATTTTTCTGAAAATGCTAATAATGCTATTGAATATGCCACGCAGTTGTTAAAAGGAGAAGCTACGAATTTTTATGTGTTAAATGTTCAAAAAGCATCGCGATACATTACAAGCGATTTAATAATGACTCCAAAAAAATCTGTTTATGATTCAGTTATTAAAAACCCCAAAGAACAAATAAATATTTTAGTTAAAAATTTAGCAAAGAGGTATGATAAAGAAGATTTTTATTTTGAAGGAATATGTGATTATGATAGTTTTATAAGTGCTGTAAAACAGGTAATTGAAATAAAAAATATTGACTTTGTTGTTATGGGAACAAACGGTATCTCAGGAGTAAAAGAAGTAGTTTTTGGTTCTAACACCATTCAGGTCGTCAGAATTATTGACTTACCTATTTTGGTCGTTCCAGAAAATTACGAGTTTAATATCCCTGATAAAATTTTATTCATTAATGAAACTGATAGTACAATTGCCAGCAATATTTCTTTACCATTAAATTACTTAATAGAAAAATATAACTCCCAGTTATATGTATTGTCGATAAATAAAAAGAACAAAAATAGTAACGATTGGTTTAAGAGCGTAAAACCAAATTATTTTGAAGTAGGGGGTGACCGTATTGAAAATACGATTGAGAATTTTGTTAAGGAAAACAAGATTGATTTAGTTGCGAAAGTTGTACATATAAAATCATTTTTTGAGAGAATTTTTTCTTCTTCTTCAACGCCAAAAATAACTTACATAAGTAAAGCTCCTATACTGTTCTTATAA
- a CDS encoding universal stress protein, whose product MKNILLPTDFSENSKNAINYALELFKDSTCTFYILNTYTPVIYNYDYQMNTGGYLGDVVDVIRNNSQENLEELKKSIKEKNKNPKHQFELISSFSTLTDEIDLLVAKYNIDLIIMGTKGASGVKEVLFGTNTIHTIKKVKCPVLAIPDGFFFEQPKDILFPTDYKIDFTPGHIDILDTISSLFNSKVHILHVSSNRALNETENTHKEKLNNLLSDTNKEFYNVKDQEITQAINEFQKTTYVHLLMMIKNKHTFLENLFFKKVIHQIGFHLTIPFLVVPSEF is encoded by the coding sequence ATGAAAAATATACTCTTACCTACCGACTTTTCTGAAAACTCTAAAAACGCTATAAATTATGCGTTAGAACTGTTTAAAGACTCTACTTGCACTTTTTACATTTTAAACACATATACACCGGTTATATATAATTATGACTACCAGATGAATACTGGTGGATATTTAGGCGATGTAGTTGATGTGATAAGAAATAATTCACAAGAAAATCTTGAGGAGCTAAAAAAATCCATAAAAGAAAAAAACAAAAACCCTAAACACCAGTTTGAATTAATCTCGTCTTTTAGCACACTAACTGATGAAATAGATTTATTGGTTGCCAAGTACAATATAGATTTAATAATTATGGGTACAAAAGGAGCATCAGGTGTCAAAGAAGTTTTATTTGGCACAAATACCATTCATACTATCAAAAAGGTAAAATGCCCAGTTTTGGCAATACCTGATGGCTTTTTCTTTGAACAACCAAAAGATATTCTTTTCCCGACAGATTATAAGATTGATTTTACGCCTGGGCATATAGACATTCTTGACACAATAAGTAGCCTCTTTAATTCTAAAGTTCACATACTACATGTCTCATCAAACAGAGCATTAAATGAAACAGAAAATACTCATAAAGAGAAATTAAATAATTTATTAAGTGACACAAACAAGGAATTTTATAATGTTAAAGATCAGGAAATTACACAAGCCATAAACGAGTTTCAAAAAACTACATACGTACACTTGTTAATGATGATAAAAAACAAACACACGTTTTTAGAAAACCTGTTCTTTAAAAAAGTGATTCATCAAATCGGATTCCATCTAACAATACCCTTTTTAGTAGTGCCCTCAGAATTTTAA